From a region of the Salmo trutta chromosome 10, fSalTru1.1, whole genome shotgun sequence genome:
- the LOC115201317 gene encoding chromobox protein homolog 7 — protein sequence MELSAIGEQVFAVESIIKKRVRKGNVEYLLKWKGWPPKYSTWEPEEHILDQRLVQAYDEKEQKDRPLGYRKRGPKAKRLLLQNTIYNMDLRSAHKALEKPPARLRLSLTRSLESEAEDPTYGACRRSLHPRLAHRKNKPRRSQFMCLASPPGPPNPTKDPTHDDWGRREEEDDMEEEEETRQEQSERETEICSGILNGQDRAEDWSSVIGSDEVTASERSAVWSPVIGPGEVTVTDVTINSLTVTFKEALAAKGFFRGWGLEF from the exons ATGGAACTGTCAGCGATTGGTGAACAAGTGTTTGCTGTGGAATCAATAATCAAGAAAAGAGTTAGAAAG GGAAACGTGGAATATCTGTTGAAGTGGAAGGGATGGCCCCCCAA ATACAGTACATGGGAACCAGAGGAGCACATCTTGGACCAGCGTCTGGTGCAGGCCTATGATGAGAA AGAGCAGAAGGACAGACCCCTGGGGTACCGGAAGAGAGGACCCAAAGCTAAAAGGCTTCTACTACAG AATACTATTTACAACATGGATCTCCGGAGCGCCCATAAGGCCCTAGAGAAACCTCCAGCTCGCCTACGTCTTTCCCTGACTCGCTCACTGGAGTCTGAGGCAGAGGACCCAACCTATGGGGCCTGTAGACGGAGCCTACACCCCCGCCTGGCCCATCGCAAAAACAAACCCAGAAGATCACAGTTCATGTGCCTGGCCTCTCCCCCTGGCCCCCCTAACCCCACAAAGGACCCCACACATGATGATtggggaaggagggaagaggaagatgacatggaggaagaggaggaaactcGACAGGAGCAGtcggagcgagagacagagatatgCAGCGGCATTCTGAATG ggCAGGATAGGGCAGAGGACTGGAGTTCTGTGATTGGCTCAGACGAAGTGACCGCGTCAGAGCGGTCTGCTGTTTGGAGCCCAGTGATTGGCCCAGGGGAGGTGACCGTGACTGACGTCACCATAAACTCTCTCACAGTGACTTTCAAAGAAGCCCTGGCAGCCAAAGGCTTCTTCAGAGGCTGGGGCTTAGAGTTCTGA